From the genome of Nitrospinota bacterium, one region includes:
- a CDS encoding tetratricopeptide repeat protein — MTATRLLLILLTCALFTVSSASARPAMDAEGHYQKGIRYSQAKNWQDAAEEFQKAIDLQQKFSLAHANLGVALSQIGKHKEALLEFDAALRQGYDHAFLRYNRGSSFARLKLLEEAEAEFKLALEKDSRMSKARYDLGIVYMMQARLDKAREQANLLYTKNEKLAKKLFDQIPADYTVVSMDNGGTLTGRVTLTGARPRARSFHLIHAPNIEFCSRISDGKGHRLLWDFTFSPDAGLKDTVIALQGVKKGKPFTTKMQTFNIDRCHSDQYVIGIRNGENILLENKDPIRHEIVTYEINSDSYVKQKSNKAIIKQSSQVRSAFVHQDTDEFLIKCNLHPFLQTRGFMVDNPYYTISDADGNFRLKDIPPGTYDVLAWHPFIPTKKGTVTIQAGGESQLNFGFNSEEIRRKLYHDDIEGYRFNTWFDSKEKFYGGTRVDDPVEVLQKF, encoded by the coding sequence ATGACGGCAACCCGTTTGCTACTGATTCTTCTCACATGCGCCTTGTTTACCGTCTCGTCGGCATCTGCGCGACCAGCAATGGATGCCGAGGGGCATTATCAAAAAGGAATCCGTTACAGTCAGGCTAAAAATTGGCAGGATGCCGCTGAGGAATTCCAAAAAGCCATCGATTTGCAACAAAAATTTTCCCTCGCCCATGCCAACCTGGGGGTGGCGCTCAGCCAAATTGGAAAACACAAAGAAGCTCTTCTTGAATTCGATGCGGCGTTGCGACAGGGATACGATCATGCTTTTTTGCGATACAACCGTGGCTCTTCATTTGCCCGCCTGAAACTCCTCGAAGAAGCCGAAGCTGAGTTTAAGCTGGCTTTGGAGAAGGATTCAAGAATGTCGAAGGCACGGTATGATCTGGGAATTGTCTACATGATGCAGGCCCGGCTGGATAAGGCCCGAGAGCAGGCCAACCTGCTCTATACGAAAAATGAGAAACTGGCCAAAAAATTATTCGATCAGATTCCTGCCGACTACACTGTCGTTTCGATGGATAACGGTGGCACACTCACCGGACGGGTGACGTTAACGGGCGCCAGACCCAGAGCCCGGTCGTTTCATTTGATTCATGCACCCAATATAGAATTCTGTTCGCGGATTTCGGATGGCAAAGGCCACCGTCTGCTTTGGGATTTCACCTTTTCCCCGGACGCAGGACTCAAGGACACGGTCATCGCCCTTCAGGGAGTCAAAAAAGGCAAACCGTTCACGACCAAAATGCAGACTTTCAACATCGATCGCTGCCATTCGGACCAATATGTGATCGGCATCCGTAACGGTGAAAATATTCTTTTGGAAAATAAAGATCCTATTCGCCATGAAATAGTGACTTATGAGATCAACAGCGACTCTTATGTGAAACAAAAATCCAATAAAGCCATTATCAAACAATCCAGCCAGGTCCGTTCGGCATTTGTCCATCAGGATACAGATGAGTTCCTCATCAAATGCAACCTCCACCCCTTTCTGCAGACTAGAGGCTTCATGGTCGACAATCCTTACTACACCATTTCCGACGCTGACGGTAATTTCAGGCTGAAAGATATTCCCCCCGGAACTTACGATGTTCTTGCCTGGCATCCTTTCATTCCCACAAAAAAGGGAACCGTTACCATACAGGCCGGTGGCGAGTCACAATTAAATTTTGGATTCAATTCCGAGGAAATAAGACGGAAGCTCTATCACGACGATATCGAGGG